The following proteins come from a genomic window of Andrena cerasifolii isolate SP2316 chromosome 6, iyAndCera1_principal, whole genome shotgun sequence:
- the LOC143370383 gene encoding cytochrome P450 4C1 — MILAILSFIVVAVVLHFFIIHYTKHGRLINAIPGPQVLPVFGNLFSLQLSPMDLWDTIRNFGNQYYPVYRLWGLTFPMVNIRHPDDMETILGNPRFIQKSHVYNLLLPWFGTGLLTSTGRKWQVRRKILTPAFHFNVLQQFVDIFIEEGDRLIQGLKDEGGPVVKDLVQFCSMHTLNVICETAMGTSLKDKGPFEYKYRKAVHDMGEVLVYRLTRPWFHLDYVFQLFPEGWRQSRLLKILHGFTKKIIQERKEYHDQTNGRYLSGLEDDVSQKKKEDDVGIRKRRLAMLDLLIAAHRNNQIDDDGIREEVDTFMFRGHDTTAMCLCFTIMLLAEHKEIQERARAEMISVMQENDGKITLSSLQSLSYLERCIKESLRLYPSVPFISRLPETDVKLSNYIVPANTITHVHIVDLHRDPYYWPNPMVYDPDRFLPENMHGRHPYSYVPFSAGPRNCVGKRFAMLELKTTLGLLLQNFYFEPCDYLKDARFITDLVIRASHPLRTKFIPIEQSSTHCAPGVEGT, encoded by the exons ATGATCCTCGCGATATTGTCATTCATCGTCGTCGCGGTGGTCTTGCACTTCTTCATTATTCATTACACGAAGCATGGGAGGCTCATCAATGCGATACCAGGGCCGCAGGTGTTGCCAGTCTTTGGGAACCTGTTCTCCTTGCAACTTTCGCCAA TGGACCTTTGGGATACCATACGGAATTTTGGCAATCAGTATTATCCCGTTTACAGGCTTTGGGGCCTTACGTTTCCGATGGTTAATATTCGTCACCCAGACGACATGGAG ACGATCCTCGGAAATCCAAGATTCATACAGAAGAGTCACGTTTACAATCTTCTGCTGCCTTGGTTCGGGACTGGGCTCCTCACCAGCACAG GTCGGAAGTGGCAAGTGCGCAGGAAGATACTGACGCCCGCCTTTCATTTCAACGTGCTCCAGCAGTTCGTggatattttcatcgaggaggGGGATCGTTTGATCCAAGGCTTGAAGGACGAAGGTGGCCCCGTTGTCAAAGACCTCGTGCAGTTCTGCAGCATGCACACATTGAACGTGATATGCG AGACAGCAATGGGGACTTCGTTGAAAGATAAAGGGCCATTCGAGTACAAGTATCGCAAAGCCGTGCACGATATGGGAGAGGTTTTGGTATACAG ACTCACGAGGCCGTGGTTTCACCTCGACTATGTCTTTCAACTGTTCCCCGAAGGATGGCGGCAAAGTAGATTACTCAAAATATTACACGGATTCACTAAAAAG ATAATCCAAGAAAGGAAAGAGTACCACGATCAGACTAACGGCAGATACCTATCGGGCTTGGAAGACGATGTAAgtcagaagaagaaggaggacgaTGTCGGAA TTCGCAAAAGAAGACTGGCTATGCTTGACCTGCTGATAGCAGCGCATAGAAATAATCAAATAGACGACGACGGTATAAGGGAAGAAGTGGACACGTTTATGTTTAGG GGACACGATACCACCGCAATGTGCCTTTGTTTCACCATTATGCTCCTGGCCGAGCACAAAGAGATACAG GAGCGAGCCAGGGCCGAGATGATCTCGGTTATGCAAGAAAACGACGGCAAAATAACACTGTCCTCTCTACAAAGTTTGTCTTATCTTGAGAGGTGCATCAAGGAGTCTCTTCGGCTATACCCTAGCGTGCCGTTCATATCTCGTCTGCCAGAAACGGACGTGAAATTAA GTAACTACATAGTACCCGCCAACACGATCACCCACGTGCACATAGTGGACCTTCACAGAGACCCATACTACTGGCCGAATCCGATGGTTTACGATCCGGACAGATTTTTGCCCGAAAACATGCACGGGCGACACCCCTATTCCTACGTACCATTCAGCGCTGGTCCGCGAAATTGTGTGG GTAAGCGGTTCGCTATGTTGGAGCTGAAGACAACGCTGGGCCTTCTCTTACAGAATTTCTATTTCGAGCCCTGCGACTACCTCAAGGATGCTCGCTTTATCACGGATCTGGTCATACGCGCGTCACATCCGCTTCGCACGAAGTTCATTCCTATCGAACAGTCGTCTACACATTGTGCGCCAGGCGTTGAAGGGACGTAG
- the LOC143369992 gene encoding pancreatic triacylglycerol lipase-like, giving the protein MNTGVFFGFLALLSVLAPDVAADWPLLDTMFLRVYNRTNDTSYTDFGLKNTSDIVSRLDKSKTTVIYIHGFLQNVDWDDVKNVAKALLKYTSNNVLSLDYRQIALIYPVSVEYVPQIGAALATAINDMAKAGLNATDVQLVGLSLGGQISGYTGRNTTVKLRQIIAVDPAGPGFGSGFVSKADALFVSIIHTDMDGYGNGHISGHADYKVNLGRRIQPGCTEEIVTTLLPPDVCSHLRSFVYLLESIANPNAFPSIQCNSDYDFYNGTCDKSNITPMGYYTPDTASGVYYCQTNSKSPYGLGMLGTTYNYRI; this is encoded by the exons ATGAACACAGGTGTATTCTTCGGTTTCCTTGCTCTGTTGAGTGTACTGGCACCAG ATGTGGCAGCTGACTGGCCATTACTAGACACAATGTTCTTGCGTGTCTACAATAG GACTAACGATACTTCGTATACAGACTTCGGCTTGAAAAATACAAGCGACATAGTATCTCGGCTCGACAAGAGTAAAACGACAGTGATTTACATTCATGGCTTTCTACAAAACGTGGACTGGGACGACGTGAAGAATGTTGCGAAAG CTCTCCTGAAGTATACGAGTAACAACGTACTCAGCCTTGACTACCGTCAGATCGCTTTGATTTATCCAGTTTCGGTGGAATACGTTCCCCAAATTGGCGCTGCCCTCGCCACAGCTATAAATGATATGGCGAAAGCTGGTTTAAATGCGACAGACGTACAGCTTGTTGGGCTCTCACTGGGTGGTCAAATTAGCGGGTACACTGGGCGCAATACCACCGTGAAACTCCGTCAAATAATAG CTGTAGATCCCGCTGGTCCCGGGTTCGGTTCCGGATTTGTGTCGAAGGCCGATGCCTTGTTTGTCAGTATCATACATACTGATATGGACGGCTATGGAAATGGACATATCAGTGGCCACGCAGATTATAAGGTGAATTTGGGACGTAGAATACAGCCTGGTTGCACCGAAGAGATTGTAACCACATTACTTCCGCCTG ATGTTTGCTCCCACTTGAGGTCCTTCGTGTATTTGCTGGAGTCGATTGCGAATCCAAATGCCTTTCCGAGCATCCAGTGCAACAGTGACTATGATTTCTACAACGGGACTTGTGATAAGAGCAATATAACGCCAATGGGATACTACACCCCGGATACCGC CTCTGGTGTATACTACTGCCAAACGAACTCGAAATCTCCCTACGGTTTGGGAATGCTAGGAACCACGTACAACTACCGCATATAA